The Bacillota bacterium genomic sequence ACTACGTGGGGGATTCCATCCTGGGTCCGGGCGTCAATCTGGGTGCCGGAGTAAAGCTGGGCAACCTGCGGCTGGATCGGGGTCCCGTGAGCGTCCTCTGGCGCGGGACGCACGTCGAGACCGGCCTCAGGAAGCTGGGTGCCCTCATCGGGGACGGGTGCAGCCTGGGATGCAATGCCGTGTGCAACCCCGGCACCGTCCTCTACCCCGGGGTGCACGTGCTGCCCTGCGCGGTGGTGGGAGGCACCCACGTGCGGGGGAAGGTGGGACGTCCCGCTTCGGTCAGCAGGGGGAGGGGGGATAAGGGTTGACCCTGCAACCGTGGCAGTGGTGGCTGGTGGGAGCTGTCGTCCTGGCCGTGGTGGAGATGGTGACGGCCGGGTTCTTCGTCATCTGGTTCGCCATCGGCTGCCTGGCGGCCATGGTGGCGAGCTGGTTGGGAGCAGGGGTCATCGGGCAGGGTCTCAGCTTCGTGGTGGTCTCCGGGCTGCTGGTGGTCATGACGCGGCCGGTGGTCCAGCGACTGGTCTTCAGGCGGGGAGGCGAGGCGCGCACGGCGGTGGATGCCCTGCCCGGCCGGGTGGGCACGGTGACGGCACCGGTGGCGCCCCTCTCGCCCGGCCTGGTCCGCGTGGGCGGGGAGGTCTGGACTGCCGTGCCGGCGGGGGAGGCGGAAATCCCCGCGGGCACCAGGGTGCGGGTGACCCGCGTGGAGGGCGTTAAGTTGGTGGTAGAACCGGTGGCCGGGCCGGACGCCGGGCCGGGTGCCGACAAGCCGCCGAGGGGGGAGTGAGGGACATGCCGGGAGCCCTGGGAGCGATCGTCCTGCTGGTGGTGCTGGCCCTGTTCGTGGTGGCGGTCGCGCTCTCGTCCATCCGTATCGTCCAGCAGAGCACGGTGGGCATCATCGAGCGGCTGGGGCGTTTTCACGCCGTCGCTCAGCGAGGAGTTAACTTCCTGATCCCGTTCATCGACCGCATGCGGGCGGTGATCGACCTGCGGGAGCAGGTGGCAGATTACCCCCCGCAGCCCGTAATCACCCGCGACAACGTAACCATGCAGATCGATACCGTCGTGTACTTCCAGGTTACCGACCCGGTCAAGTACACCTACGAGATCGCCAACCCGCGCGTGGCCATCGAGTACCTTACCGCCACCACCCTGCGCAACATCATCGGGGAGATGGACCTCGACCAGACCCTCACCTCCCGGGACATCATCAACGCCAAGCTGCGCACCATCCTGGACGAGGCCACCGACAAGTGGGGTATCAAGGTCACCCGCGTCGAACTCAAGAACATCACCCCGCCCAAGGACATCCAGGACGCCATGGAGCGGCAGATGCGGGCCGAACGGGAACGCCGGGAAGTGGTGACCAAGGCCGAGGGCGAGAAGACGGCGGCCATTTTGCGGGCGGAGGGCGTGCGGGAAGCGGCCATCCGCCAGGCCGAGGGCGAGAAGCAAGCGCGCATCCTGCAGGCGGAAGGAGAAGCCCAGGCCATCCTGACCGTGCAGCAGGCGCGGGCGGAGGGATTGCGGCTGGTGCTCACCGCCATGCGGGAATCCGAACCCAATCCGGCGGTGGTGGCCCTGCGCTCCCTGGAAGCCATGGAGAAGATGGCTGAAGACCCCGCGGCCAAGATCATCATCCCGGCGGAGGCGGCTGCCCTGCTGGGTGCCCTGGCCGGAGGCCGCGAACTGATCGTGGATGCCGCCCGGCGGGCCACCGGTGGCGACCGCTCTTGAGCGCGCCCCTCCCCCTCGTATACTACACCTGCAGTTACGTGCCCCCGGAAGCGATCTGGGCAGCCGGCTGTCAGCCGGTGAGGCTGCTGCCATCCCATCCCGCCCCGGGCGAGTGCGACGCCTTCCTCCCCCGGGATTTCTGCGCTTACGTCAGGGCTGCCTTCTGGGATCTGTACCGTCGCACCCCGCAGGCAGCGGCGGCGGTGGTGCTCACCACCTGCTGCGACCCCATGCGCCGCCTAGCCGACGTCCTCCGTCACCATTTGCCCCACCTGCCCGCCTTCCTGGTCGACCTGCCCAGGGAACGGGGGAACCCGGGAGAGGAGCGGTTGGCCGGGGAACTGGACAAGCTGTACCTGGGGCTGCGTGCCCTTCCAGGGGCCTGCCCTCCGTCGGGGGGGCTGGCGGGAGCCAGCCGCCTGTTCGCAGAAATGCGCAGCCTGCTCAGCCGGACCAGCCAGTTTATGAGCGGCCCGGCATTTCACCGCCTGGTACGCCAGGTGTTCACCTCTGATCCGCGCGATGCCCTCGACTTCCTGCGTTCGCTGGCGGCGCCCGTCCCCGCCGGCGGTGTCACCACCGAAAGGCCAGTGGTGCACACGGGACCCCGCCCGGCGGTGATGAGGGGTGGTGCCGCGGCCCCGGGGAGGAGCGGCGAGCCGGGAGTTATGGTAATCACCTCCCACCCCGTGGACCCCGGAGTACTGGAAGTCATGGAGCAGGCGGGAGCCCGGGTGGTAGCCGAGGATTCCTGCCTGGGCGAGCGCATCCTCGCCATCCCTCCCGGGGGTGGCGACTGGGGGCAACTGGCCCGTGCTTACCTGGAACGGCCCCCCTGCCCCCGCATGGAGCTTCCCGAAGAAAGGCTGGCCTACCTGGAGGAGCTGGCCCGCCGGCGGGGGGCTCAGGGGATCGTCTTCCTGGCCTTGAAGTTCTGCGACAACCTGGGTTACGATTTCCCCTGGATATCGAGGGGATCATCCTTACCGGTCCTCTTTCTGGAGGCGGAGTACCGCGCCTCCGCCTCGGGACAACTGCTGACCAGGGTGCAGGCCTTCGCGGAGACTCTCCCCGCCCGTGCAGGCGGAAGGCTACCGGGGTGACCCACCTTGGCCTTGCTATCCCCACGGGCCCGCAGGGACGCCCTGCGTTATGCCCTATCGCACTCCTGGGTTCTGGCCCTGGCCAGGACCTGGCTGACGCTGTCACGGCGGCCCGAGACGGAAAGCTACGTGACCGAAGCCGTGCGCTGGGGATTGGGCGAACTGGCCGACGCCGCCGCCCGCCGGCGGCCGGTGGTGTGGTGCAACGTGGCCCTGCCCAGCGAATTCGTGTACGGGATGGGAGCCATCCCCGTGATGCCCGAGATGGCCGCGGGATTCGCCGCCGCCTGGCGCGGTTCCCAGGACCTCATCGTACGGGCAGACGGCCAGGGCTTTCCCTCCGACCTGTGCAGCTTCCACCGCTGTGCCCTGGGCCTGGCGCTGGAAGGATGGCTCCCCCGCCCGGATGCCGTGGTGGCCACCTCCCTGTTCTGCGATGGCGCCAAGAAGTTCCTCCAGCACTGCAGCCGATTCTTCGGCGTGCCTTACTACCTCATCGACGTGCCCTACGAGGACGGGCCGGATGCCGTGGTCCGGGTGACACGCCGCCTGCAGGAGGTGGCAGCCGGCCTGGAAGCGGGCGGGCGGGGATTTGACGCCCGTCACCTTCCCCATACCCTGGAATTGTCGAATGAGGCCCGGCGGCATTACCTGAAGGTGATGCGTCTCCGGCGCCACCGCCCCGCCCCCTGGCGGGGTAGCGAGGCGCTCTCCTACGCTTCGGCGTTCTTCATGGCATTCGGCTCCCGGGGCGGCGTGCACATCTACCGGGCCCTGGCGCAGGCCCTGGCCGCCCGCCTGCGCAGCGGCCGCTTTGCGGTCCCTCGGGAAAGGTGGCGTCTCTTGTGGCTCCACTTCCGGCCCTTCTACCCCGGCACTCTGATCCCGTTCCTGGAACTGGAACAGGGAGCGGTCATTGCCGCCGAAGAAATGAGCTACCTGTGGTGGGACGAACTTGACCCTTCCCGCCCCTGGGAATCCCTGGCCCGCAAGATGACATCCCACTTCATGTGGGGATCGGTCCAGCGGCGCCTCGAGGTTATGCTCCACCTGGCCCGCGATTACGCGGTGGACGGCATCGTCCACTACTCCCATTGGGGGTGCCGGCAGTCAACCGGAGCGGTGAACCTGCTCCGCCAGGAGAGTATAAGAGCGGGCATCCCATTCCTCAACCTGGACGGCGACTGCATCGACCCCCGCAACGGGCGAGAGGAGCAGGCACGCACCCGCCTGGAGGCTTTCCTGGAAAGCATCCCGGAAAGGAGAGATAGCGTTGCCGCTGGTAGCGGGGATTGACGTGGGTTCCCTCACCACCAAGGCTGTCATCCTGGACGGAGACCGGGTGGCCGCCTGGTCCCTCCGCCCCACCGGTGCTTTCAGCCAGCAGAGCGCCCGGGCAGCCCTGGAGGAGGCCCTGACCTCCTGCGGTGGGACATTCTCCGACCTGGCCGCCATCGTGGCCACCGGTTACGGCCGCATCAGCGTCCCCTTCCCCGCCCGCCGGGTTACGGAGATCACCTGCCACGCCCGCGGAGCCTGGGCGGAGTTCCCCGGCACCCGCACGGTAATAGACGTGGGCGGACAGGATAGCAAGGTGATCCGGGTGGACGGCCAAGGGCGGGTAACCGACTTCGCCATGAACGACAAGTGCGCCGCCGGCACCGGCCGCTTCCTGGAGGTGATGGCGCGCGCTCTGGAAATCGACCTGGAGGAAATGGCACGCCTGTCGCTGGCAGCCCGCAACCGGGCCACGGTGTCGTCGACGTGCACCGTTTTCGCCGAGTCCGAAGTGATATCGCTGATCGCCCAGGGCCGCCCCCGGGACGAGATCGTGCGGGGACTGCACGAGGCCATATGCGATCGCCTGCAGGGGCTGGTGGCCCGCGTGGGGGCAGAACCGGAGATAACCATGACGGGCGGCGTAGCGCTCAACCGGGGCCTGCTGGCCGTCCTGCAGGAACGCCTGGGGCACCGGATCAACGTGCCCCGCCATCCCCAGCTGCAGGGGGCATACGGAGCCGCCCTCATCGCCGCCGAGCAGGCCCCCTGACCTGCCAGCATGGACCTCCCGTGGGGAGGGCATATTCCTTCCCGAGGTTAAATTTAGCTCTCCATTGCGGGAGGAAGCAGCCTTGGGCTTGCGCCTGCTGGCGCCGATCCTGGCAGCAATCTTGCTGATCGGCGGCTGGGCAACGGATCTCGCCGCTCCCGACGCAGCCCCCCGTCCTGCTGGGGCGGATGCGGGTACCCCACTCCCTGGCCCCGATGCAGAGCCCCATAAAGTTGCGACCCGGCCCGCTTTCCCCCCGCCTGTCACCCGGGTACCTGTACCTACCCCGGGCACCGACCCCAACCGGTCAGGATGCACCTGCCTGGCTCAGGATCGTGCCTTGCGGCGCCAGGAGCCGGAACTCGCCGGTCCCGACGTCAACGAAGTTCAGGAAATCCTGCGGGAGCTGGGTTACCTGGCCGAACTCACGGGTAGATACGACTCCGCCACCGAGGAAGCGGTGAAGAGGTTCCAGCACGACCGCGGCCTGGAGGTAGACGGCATCGTGGGCCCCACCACCTGGCTGGCGCTGCTCACCTCTGTGCCGGGCAGAATGCTCATCCCCGAACTGCTAGAGATACCGCCCCTCGACGAACTGCCGGCGGAATTCATCGTAGTGGACACGGGACTGCGCACCCTGACCCTGTACCGGAAAGGCCACCTTTTCCGGCGCTACGGGGTCGCCATCGGAAAGGCCGATTCCCCCACCCCCCTGGGCCAGTGGAAGGTGGTGCACAAGGCGAGGCACTGGGGAGGGGCATTTGGTAGCCGCTGGTTGGGCCTGGACATCCCGTGGGGGACCTACGGCATCCATGGTACCAACCGGCCCGACCTGATTGGCGCCGAGGTATCGGAGGGCTGCATAAGGATGCAGAACTGGGCGGTGGAAGAACTCTACGAACTGGTGCCCGAAGGCACCCCGGTGTACATAGTCGGACCCGTGCCCGTGCGCGATGCCATATACCGGGGCGAGGCCGGCACCGACGTGATGGAAGTGCAGAGGTCCCTGGCCGCCCTGGGGCTATACGGCGGCAACATCGACGGCTGGTTCGGCCCCGCCACTGCCGACGCGCTGCGCGTGTTCCAGGAGCGCCTGGGCATAGACGAAGGGGGACGGGTGGGACCCCGCACCCTGGAGGCCCTGGGCCTCCGCTAGCGGTTTCCGCCTGCAGCCAATCGGGCCCCCAAACCGGCCCGTTTTTGCCCCCAGACTCTTTTTCAGACCTACAGGCTGGCGCAGGAGCAGGAGCGTCCAGGGCGAACTTATCCGGTGATGATGAAGAAGCGGAGCACCCGCGCCACCGGATACACCATGGCCGCCCTGGCTGCCTCCCTCTGGGGAAGCCTGGGGATACTGGGCACCATCCTGGGCGGTTACGGGTTGTCGCCCCTGCAGGTGGCGACCCTGCGGGCGGGAATGGCGTTCCTCCTGCTCGGCCTCGCTCTCGCCCTGGGAGGGCGCCAGAACTTCAGGGTCGGGGCGATCGACCTCGCGTTTTATGCACTGTACGGCCTGGTGAGCGTGGCTGCTTTCTACGTAGTGTATATGATGGCCATCATGCGCACCGGGGTGGGGACGGCGGCCATGCTGCTCTACACGGCACCGGCCTACGTGGTCATCCTGGCCGCCCTGCTCTGGGGCGAACCCCTGACCCGGACGAAATGGCTGTCTCTCGTCCTGGCCGTGGCCGGATGCGCCCTGGTGGTGGGAACGCCGGCTCCGGGACGGGAGGCACCCCTCACCTTCGAGCCCGTGGGGGTGATGGCCGGTCTGGCCTCCGGGCTCACGTACGCGCTCTTCACGGTGTTCGGCCATTATTCGCTGGCGCGCCACTCGGCCTGGACCACGCTGTTCTACGCCCTGGGGTGGGGCTCATTGTTCCTGGCCCTGTCATGCTGGTACGCAGCTCCCTACCCCCGCCTGCCCCTGCGGGCCTGGGCGTGGGTGCTGGCCCTCGCCATCGGTCCCACTCTCCTGGCCTACTACCTCTACCTGCAAGCCCTCCTGCGCGTGGAGGCGGGCCGGGCCAGCATCGTGTGCACGGTGGAGCCGCTGGTGGCATGCCTGCTCGCATTTCTCATCCTGGGGGAAACCATGACCCTGCTTCAGGGGGCAGGCGGTTTACTCCTGCTCACAGGCGTGGCCCTGATCCAGCGGGAAAGGACGGAGGACAACGCACTTGCCGGGGACGAATCAGGAATTCCTGGCCGCCAACCGGGTTGACCAGGCACTGTTACGCTACTACGCCCTGTTTCACCCCCGGGAACTCACCCGGGTATGCCGCCTGAACGGGCGCACGGGAAGGGGCCTGGTGGTGGTGGCCAACGCCGGATTCAACGATGTCAGGCTGGTCACCCTGGCCAGTTCGGACGCCGCCGCCGCCCGCTGCCTGCTGTACGGCTGTCTGGAGCCGGCGAACCGCTACTTTTTTGTTGCCGAACTGCGGTATGCGCGCTGGCTGCAGCGTTTCCTGCAGCACCGGAGCGAAGAGACCATTAATGTGGTGGCCATCACCGACCGCTCCAGCTTCCGCCCCTTCCCGGGACCCGAGCCGGGCCCCCAGCGTTACCGGGCGAGCCGGGCGGGAGGACTTCTCCCCTATTTCGGCTATCGCTACACCAGGGGAGGCGAACCTGTCTCCCAGGCCTTCGTGATCTGGCAGTCGGACCGGTTTGCCGAGATCGGCGTCTTCACCAGGGACGATGTCCGGGGCCGCGGTTACGCACGCGCGGTGGTCTCTGCCCTCACCGGAGAACTCCTGGACCGCGGCATCACACCGCTGTATGTTTACGACCCTGCCAACGTGGCCTCGCACCGGGTCTGCGTCGCCCTGGGATATTACCCCGCGGGCAGGGAGTTCTCGTGCTACGCCAGCCTGCCACCCCTCACACCTTGCCGCCGTGCGCTCTTATGATGCGGACGGCAGCCTGGACCCGGTCTTCGGGCACCTCCGGTATCACCAGCACGAAGGCCGCTCCCCCCGCCAGCTCCGCACCCGCCATCCCGCTGTAACCGGGATCGGCCGCCGCCAGGGCCCGGTCGATGCGGTCCTCCAGGCCGGTATGGCTGAGGGGAAACGGCCTCTGGATATTCCTGAGTCCTTCCGCTACCGGGGCCGGGTAGCGGCTTATACGCTCCACCTCCATGTCGCCCAGCCCCAGGTGCTGCAGCTCTTCGGCCGCTCGGGTAGCTGCCTCATCGGAGGCAAAGTAAGCCAGGATAGATCGCAAAGGGTCACCCCCGGCTTATGTTGCCCCCAGTGCCTCCATGACCAGTCGCGGTACTTCCCAGGGGAGGGAGGCCACCCGTGCGCCCCCCGCCTGCAGGGCCGCCACCTTGCCCTCGAATGTGCCCCTGCCCCGTTCGATGATGGCACCGGCATGGCCCATGCGCTTGCCGGGGGGAGCAGACTTGCCCGCCAGGTAGGCCACCACCGGCTTCTGCATGGTCTTGATGTACTCCGCCGCCTCTTCCTCGGCGGTCCCCCCGATCTCCCCCACCAGGACCACCGCCCTGGTATCAGGATCCTGGGAGAACTGCTTGAGCAGGTCCACGAAGCAAAGCCCCACCACCCGGTCCCCGCCCATCCCCACCACCGTGGACTGGCCGAGGCCGGTGGCGGTGAGGGCAGCCGCCACCTCGTACGACAGGGTGCCGCTACGCGCAGCTATCCCCACCGGCCCGGGGGTGTAGATGTTGCCCGGCATGATCCCCAGCTTGGTCTTGCCGGGAGAGATGACGCCGAAGGTGTTGGGCCCCACCACGGTGACCCCGCGGGCGGCAGCCAGGGCCATGATCTCCATGGCGTCGTGTACGGGAATGTGTTCGGTGATGATCACCAGCAGCTTGATCCCGGCGTCCACGGCCTCGAAGGCGGCATCTTTGGCAAAGGGGGCCGGCACGAAGATAACGGAGGCGGTGGGGCCGTGGCGGGCCACCGCCTCCTCCACCGTGTCGTAAACCGGCACCCCGTGCACTTCCTGTCCACCTTTGCCGGGGGAGGTTCCCGCCACCACGCGGGTACCGTAGTCCAGCATCTGCCGGGTATGGAACGCCCCCTGGTTCCCCGTGATGCCCTGCACCAGCACCCTGGTCTTTTCGTCCACCAAGATAGCCATCTTGCGACCTCCGTCAGGGCTTCAGGCCCACGGCCGCGCGGGCCAGCTTGCGCTTGAGCGCCTGGATCGACCACGTGATGTTGATGTCCTTGGGGCAAGCCTCCGCGCAGTTGAACACGGTGTGACACCGCCACACCCCGTCTTCCCCTGCCACCAGCTTGAGGCGCTCGCGCCCACCCTTGTCCCGGGTGTCCGCCGCAAACCGGTAGGCCTTTAGCAGCGCCGCGGGACCCAGGTAACCCGGGTTCGTCCACACCATGGGACACGAGGAATAGCAGCACGCGCACAGGATGCAGTTCAGCATCTCATCTATGGCCTGCCGGTCCCGGTGACTCTGGTATAACTCCCGGTCACCCAGGCCCTCCGCGATCAGGTACGGACGGATGGCCCGGTACTTCTCCCAGAACCCGCTCATGTCCACCACCAGGTCCTTGATGATGGGCAGATGGGGCAGGGGATGCACCACCACTTCATCAGCTCGCAGGTCCTTCACCTGCGTCTTGCATGCCAGCCGGTGCTTGCCGTTCACGAACATGGCGCACGCCCCGCAAATTGCCTCC encodes the following:
- a CDS encoding acyl-CoA dehydratase activase, which codes for MPLVAGIDVGSLTTKAVILDGDRVAAWSLRPTGAFSQQSARAALEEALTSCGGTFSDLAAIVATGYGRISVPFPARRVTEITCHARGAWAEFPGTRTVIDVGGQDSKVIRVDGQGRVTDFAMNDKCAAGTGRFLEVMARALEIDLEEMARLSLAARNRATVSSTCTVFAESEVISLIAQGRPRDEIVRGLHEAICDRLQGLVARVGAEPEITMTGGVALNRGLLAVLQERLGHRINVPRHPQLQGAYGAALIAAEQAP
- the sucD gene encoding succinate--CoA ligase subunit alpha, translated to MAILVDEKTRVLVQGITGNQGAFHTRQMLDYGTRVVAGTSPGKGGQEVHGVPVYDTVEEAVARHGPTASVIFVPAPFAKDAAFEAVDAGIKLLVIITEHIPVHDAMEIMALAAARGVTVVGPNTFGVISPGKTKLGIMPGNIYTPGPVGIAARSGTLSYEVAAALTATGLGQSTVVGMGGDRVVGLCFVDLLKQFSQDPDTRAVVLVGEIGGTAEEEAAEYIKTMQKPVVAYLAGKSAPPGKRMGHAGAIIERGRGTFEGKVAALQAGGARVASLPWEVPRLVMEALGAT
- a CDS encoding 2-hydroxyacyl-CoA dehydratase family protein encodes the protein MALLSPRARRDALRYALSHSWVLALARTWLTLSRRPETESYVTEAVRWGLGELADAAARRRPVVWCNVALPSEFVYGMGAIPVMPEMAAGFAAAWRGSQDLIVRADGQGFPSDLCSFHRCALGLALEGWLPRPDAVVATSLFCDGAKKFLQHCSRFFGVPYYLIDVPYEDGPDAVVRVTRRLQEVAAGLEAGGRGFDARHLPHTLELSNEARRHYLKVMRLRRHRPAPWRGSEALSYASAFFMAFGSRGGVHIYRALAQALAARLRSGRFAVPRERWRLLWLHFRPFYPGTLIPFLELEQGAVIAAEEMSYLWWDELDPSRPWESLARKMTSHFMWGSVQRRLEVMLHLARDYAVDGIVHYSHWGCRQSTGAVNLLRQESIRAGIPFLNLDGDCIDPRNGREEQARTRLEAFLESIPERRDSVAAGSGD
- a CDS encoding peptidoglycan-binding protein, whose amino-acid sequence is MGLRLLAPILAAILLIGGWATDLAAPDAAPRPAGADAGTPLPGPDAEPHKVATRPAFPPPVTRVPVPTPGTDPNRSGCTCLAQDRALRRQEPELAGPDVNEVQEILRELGYLAELTGRYDSATEEAVKRFQHDRGLEVDGIVGPTTWLALLTSVPGRMLIPELLEIPPLDELPAEFIVVDTGLRTLTLYRKGHLFRRYGVAIGKADSPTPLGQWKVVHKARHWGGAFGSRWLGLDIPWGTYGIHGTNRPDLIGAEVSEGCIRMQNWAVEELYELVPEGTPVYIVGPVPVRDAIYRGEAGTDVMEVQRSLAALGLYGGNIDGWFGPATADALRVFQERLGIDEGGRVGPRTLEALGLR
- a CDS encoding SPFH domain-containing protein: MPGALGAIVLLVVLALFVVAVALSSIRIVQQSTVGIIERLGRFHAVAQRGVNFLIPFIDRMRAVIDLREQVADYPPQPVITRDNVTMQIDTVVYFQVTDPVKYTYEIANPRVAIEYLTATTLRNIIGEMDLDQTLTSRDIINAKLRTILDEATDKWGIKVTRVELKNITPPKDIQDAMERQMRAERERREVVTKAEGEKTAAILRAEGVREAAIRQAEGEKQARILQAEGEAQAILTVQQARAEGLRLVLTAMRESEPNPAVVALRSLEAMEKMAEDPAAKIIIPAEAAALLGALAGGRELIVDAARRATGGDRS
- a CDS encoding NfeD family protein, encoding MTLQPWQWWLVGAVVLAVVEMVTAGFFVIWFAIGCLAAMVASWLGAGVIGQGLSFVVVSGLLVVMTRPVVQRLVFRRGGEARTAVDALPGRVGTVTAPVAPLSPGLVRVGGEVWTAVPAGEAEIPAGTRVRVTRVEGVKLVVEPVAGPDAGPGADKPPRGE
- a CDS encoding GNAT family N-acetyltransferase; this encodes MPGTNQEFLAANRVDQALLRYYALFHPRELTRVCRLNGRTGRGLVVVANAGFNDVRLVTLASSDAAAARCLLYGCLEPANRYFFVAELRYARWLQRFLQHRSEETINVVAITDRSSFRPFPGPEPGPQRYRASRAGGLLPYFGYRYTRGGEPVSQAFVIWQSDRFAEIGVFTRDDVRGRGYARAVVSALTGELLDRGITPLYVYDPANVASHRVCVALGYYPAGREFSCYASLPPLTPCRRALL
- a CDS encoding EamA family transporter, producing the protein MKKRSTRATGYTMAALAASLWGSLGILGTILGGYGLSPLQVATLRAGMAFLLLGLALALGGRQNFRVGAIDLAFYALYGLVSVAAFYVVYMMAIMRTGVGTAAMLLYTAPAYVVILAALLWGEPLTRTKWLSLVLAVAGCALVVGTPAPGREAPLTFEPVGVMAGLASGLTYALFTVFGHYSLARHSAWTTLFYALGWGSLFLALSCWYAAPYPRLPLRAWAWVLALAIGPTLLAYYLYLQALLRVEAGRASIVCTVEPLVACLLAFLILGETMTLLQGAGGLLLLTGVALIQRERTEDNALAGDESGIPGRQPG
- a CDS encoding succinate dehydrogenase iron-sulfur subunit, producing MKFTVFRFDPEVDKEPRYSTYEVPVGEGTTLLEALLWIVDNADGSLSFRYACREAICGACAMFVNGKHRLACKTQVKDLRADEVVVHPLPHLPIIKDLVVDMSGFWEKYRAIRPYLIAEGLGDRELYQSHRDRQAIDEMLNCILCACCYSSCPMVWTNPGYLGPAALLKAYRFAADTRDKGGRERLKLVAGEDGVWRCHTVFNCAEACPKDINITWSIQALKRKLARAAVGLKP
- a CDS encoding 2-hydroxyacyl-CoA dehydratase family protein — protein: MSAPLPLVYYTCSYVPPEAIWAAGCQPVRLLPSHPAPGECDAFLPRDFCAYVRAAFWDLYRRTPQAAAAVVLTTCCDPMRRLADVLRHHLPHLPAFLVDLPRERGNPGEERLAGELDKLYLGLRALPGACPPSGGLAGASRLFAEMRSLLSRTSQFMSGPAFHRLVRQVFTSDPRDALDFLRSLAAPVPAGGVTTERPVVHTGPRPAVMRGGAAAPGRSGEPGVMVITSHPVDPGVLEVMEQAGARVVAEDSCLGERILAIPPGGGDWGQLARAYLERPPCPRMELPEERLAYLEELARRRGAQGIVFLALKFCDNLGYDFPWISRGSSLPVLFLEAEYRASASGQLLTRVQAFAETLPARAGGRLPG